A window of Hordeum vulgare subsp. vulgare chromosome 5H, MorexV3_pseudomolecules_assembly, whole genome shotgun sequence genomic DNA:
TATTGGGGAATTTGGTATCAAACACATGGACATACTGACCATGAATTTTAACCAAACAGCAACAAACTAACAGTACATAAGGACAAAGTGAGAAAGCAATTACTTCAGAATGAGCAGCAACAGTCGCAGCTTTGGCCGACCACTTTGGAGGAGAACCATTGAATATGTATGAGCATTCAGTGAACGCAGCCCCTATCCCCACACCAGCTCCAAGTGCAACTGATGCCCAGCGGGTTGTTGGGCTACCTGTATAAAACAACACAATTCGAACATGTATTAACATTAGATTTGGTGACAGTTACTTCACGAAGTGTAATTTGACTTCTTCTCAAAGTGTTTCTTTCAGGATATGCCAACTCTGAATAATTTATAAGTAAACAAGATTATCAAATTTGAGAATGTTCAAGAGAAAATGTACAATACTTGCTAGGCAAACTCATAATTATGGATTATCAGGTGGAAAAAAAAAACAATTCACATAGCTAAACAACTGTTTTAGTAGTTGGATAAACAACTTCAGATAATCAGCTGGAAAATAGGCAGTACAGAGTAACAAGTTGAACTGTTTACATTTTAAAGAATTTCCAGAAAACAAACTCATTAAAGATACAAGTAAAAGCACTCCATGTTTTTCGACAGAACAGGATAAAGGGAAAAAGTTAGAGATTAGCTGATAATAGTCACGTAGACTCGCTGTTTCAACATAACAGATGTAGCAACTTTGATGATGATCAGATTAAGCAAAACTATCATTTCACAATTTACGTTAGCAAAGATCAAACAAAATCATATGACAGCCCTATCAACTCATGCTTAACAGTTGGAACGAACAGCATCAAAACCAAACTCGGGAATCAGTAGGTCCATGAGTTCACCATCAACCATATTCGTAACAGATCATACGCATCTCACATGTTACACTAAAAATGGAAATTATGcagataccccccccccccaacaccaCTTTTTTGCGCCGGTTCTAAAAAAATGCCCCAGTCGTGCACCCAAAAACTCGTTTTCCGCCGGATTTGGCCAAAGTTTCAGCCGGCCCTCCCGGCCGAACCCAGCGCACTGGGGAGACCGGCGCTATTTTTCCGCATGCAATTGGCCCACAGTCAGCCGCCTTTTCCCTCTCTTTCCTCTCTTTCCACCAACCCCACGCACCCAACGTCCTctttctctcctctttttctccaaACAACCGGCAGCCTCTCTGCTCTCATGACAGGCGGAGGGAGATAAAATTACTCCACCACGGAGGAGGAGCCAGCAGTCCTCGCCTCCATCTGAATCCACCGCAGCCTCCcgagcagaggaggaggaggaggccggcgccggcggcggaagccatggaggaggagaaggggttcCAGCCCCACCTGATGGGCGGCAGTGGGAGGATGAGGGGCACGACAGGGGAGAAGGGCCTGCAGAAGCAGAACTCGTGGTCAGGGGCCGTCGCTCGCCGCTGCAGCGCGCGCGGAGCGTCACGGACGACCAGCTCGTGTGGTGGCTGGGGGTGCAACGACTGGAAACTTTTCGCCCCCAGAGCAAAATTAGCGCCGGCAAATCTCAATCCGGCGCAAAAaatcgtcggggggggggggggggggggggggcataacggctggagatgctcttatgctTGAGCACTAACAGGAAACATGGTGTCATTTTGAAGAACAGATCAGTATTCAAATCCCCCACAGACCACAATCCCAGTCAGACATAGCATTGTCCTTTATCCAAATTACCAAACACCGGAAAATGGTGACAAGACTGAATTGTTTTGAGAACCAGAATTCACCATAATCGGTCCGAGAGCATGACTACCACCGGGAAAGCATCCTCACACCAACTAAAATCGCACACAAAAATGTCCCTGCCTACCACTCAAAGCCATGACATAACCTATAGCCAGCAATTCAAGCACGTCTTGCTCTTCCGACGCCGGTTGACGAGTGAATTGAAATGAGACTCGGGCCTCTACAGAATACAAACATACAGCAAATGAAACATAAGCAAATTTTTCGCTTACATTCATTGGAATCTCGCAGCACTCAACGGAAATCGCCTAGAGAGACTCAACTCCCGTCAACCTTGGCGTTCCAATAGCACAGGAAACAACCAATCTACCTACCTACCTAAAGCAGGGCATGCGCGTTAGCCCCGTCCCCAAACGATTCCCCCCGGAGGAGCGCGCCCTACCTACCTACGCGGCTAGGGAATCCCGCATCAGATTAGGCCGATCGAGATGGAGCACGAGCATTATGTTGGCGCAACCCTAGATCAACACGGAGGCGCGGCGAACAGATCTCGCGACGCGGCGAAGGGGGATGGGGAGGCGGGGGGAGCTTACGGAAGAGGATGAGGCCCCCGAAGGCGCCGGCGAGGGAGGAGTAGGCGACGCGGCggatggagaggtcgaggcaggcgTCCCACTTGGCATCCAGGTCGTACCGCGGCGGGATCCCGGAGCTGGCGGGCGGGGACGTCTTCGGCGCCGGCGACGGGACCGGGGCCGGGGCCGGGGCGGCGGGTGGCGCGGGCGCCGCGGCGGCGTTCTCGGACGACTCCGCCATGGGAAGGAGGATAGGAAGGGACGAGGGTTTCTCGCGACAatggggaggaggagagggggtggggtggggtggagaCGCGAATGGGGGAGAGAAaggcggaggaggggtggggccgtGGGGGTAGGGGTGGGGTGGTGGAGAGAGGCGACGCGAATGCTTGCCGCTGCGGTCTGGCCTGGATTCGATTTCGATGCGGTGCGGCGGAACGGTCGGGTCGGGTCGGGTCGGGTGCGCCGAGCCAGTCGCTTCCGTGCTTGGAGAGCACGACATTTCAGATACAAGTCCAAGGAGTGAAGTCTGAAACAAAACCATGTGTTTGTAGGCACAGTCGTAAATGAACCTCCACCTTTAAATCCCTGAAGTCCATGCCCTGAACTCTCTAATCCCGGATTTTTTAATCCTTCTGTGCTTATCCAAACGCCAGGATTCCTACATGGCTCGGGAAAGGCTGGGAACAGGCTGATTCAACACCTGCAGGTGGGGTCTCAGACCATTACCTGGTCAAGCTGGACCAGCTCGCCTCTGTTCGTCTTCTACTCCGTCTCTTCCTCTGCACGAACCCCGATGCGCCTCTGTTCCTCCTCCTCTGCGGCAACGGCGATGACCACCTGATGATCGCGGCGACCGTCGGCAACAACTCCGGCAGCAAATAGAAAGGTATGCCTGGTCTATCCCCCTCTCCAATCGCAGGTGTTTTCTTCGTTTCAAACttggttaggtttagggtttttaATGGTGAAGCTGCAGTTTTTGTAGTTCGAAATCAGTGTATTTGTTGGTGATTTTTGTTGAGCAGTATAGTAATCAGTTATGATGCTTGCAATGTAGGTTTTTTTTGGGTGAATCCATGGACCCGACTGAGATGTTGAACGTCAGATTTCATATAAGGGGGCAATTTGTTCGAATTGGTCCTTCTATGGACTATGTTGAAGGAGATGTAGCCTACTCTGTGATTGAGAGAGATAAGTTGTCTTTGCAGGAGGTCAAAGGTTTCCTTGCAGATCATCTGACAGTTAAGGAAATCATGAAGTATTATTTTCTTATGCCCGGCAGAGACTTGATTAATGGGTTGTTGTTTCTACATGATGATGTTAGTTGCATGAGTATGTCGGATCATACAACAGATGGTGGAGTTGCTGATATTTTTGTGGAGTACAATGGGGAACAAGATGAAGTAGAGCAGGAAAGTGGTTCTGACTTTGAGGATGAAATTGAGGAACACATGAACAGTGGAAGTGAAGAAGATATGCCTGGTATCATGACTgctcaagaagaatttctagagCAAGTGTTTGTCCCCAATGACAATGGTGTTATTACTACAGTCATAAGCAGCCCCTTGAAGAGAAGAAGTTCTGAAATATTAAATCTTTCTCAGATTTCTCGAGTTTGCAATCCTTCCCAGCCTTCAACAATGCCTGCAGAtgcagtttcagaaagaaaaaaagaaagagtaGAAGGAGCAGAAACACTACCTGGAGCAGATATTGCAGCAACACCACCTGGAGCAGATATTgcagcaacatcacaaggatCAGAGCAAGCAAAAGAGGAGtctgattcagatgattcagAGGATCTTGAGTATATTCCACATACTGATGATAGTGGAGAGGAATCAGAGGTAGTTGAATTAAGAAAGCATGCAAGGAAGTTCACAAAAAAGATGAAAGACTCCAGGAAATGGGTTACTTTAGATGCACCAGGGCCTGTTCCTATTGATTTCATTGCAAAATGTTGAAGAAGTAGTAGAGGAAATAGAGTTTGAGTCCGGTGATGAAGATTATTcctatgatgaagatgaggagggGCACTTTGTTAGAAGGAAGAGCAAATACCCTGTATTTGACTCTCACACTGATATTCCACATTTTAGTTTGGGGATGGTTTTCAGAAGCAAAAATCAATTTGTGAAAGCAATTAAGAGATATGGTCTGGCTACAAAAAGAAGCATCAAGTTCTTAAAGTCTGAGGAGGTGAGGGTTAGAGCCAAATGTGCATCCACACCCTGTCTCGAAGATCTCCCAGCAATACACGCAGAAATGCAGATGTTGGGCCATCGTGCCACTGAACGAACCCATGCTGCTCAAACAGAGAAATGAGGAGAAATCAATCACACAAACATCCAAGAACACAGAGGAGGAACAGAGAGCACATACAAGAACACAACCTACCTGAGCTTCTATGCATGCATAATATCTTCTTCCAGGGTTCGCCTCACTCCATGAAATCCACCGCGACGCCTTCCTCCCGCAACGCCTGCAGTAAATCGCCGGCTCGTAATCCATCGGCTGCTCACGATAGGCCACCGGCGACCTGGCCGCAGCGCCCCTCCGTCGAATCCCTCGTGAAGCGGCGGAACCAACGGAGAAGGACGACATAGCCGTCCTCTCTTGCTCGCCCTCTCGCCCCCTCTCGCGCCCTCTCTTGCTCGGAAGAACCCTAGAAATCCCCACATGCGCCCCCTATTAGAAGAAAAGGAGCTGCCCGAGCACAATTCGCAATCCTGGCGCCACGTCAGCAAATCCTGGTATAAAACGAGCTTAAGGATTAAAAAATCCGGGATTAGAGAGTTCAGGGCATGGACTTCAGGGATTTGGAGGTGAGGGTTCATTTGCGACTGTGCCTACAAGCACAGGGTTTGTTTCAGACTTCACTCCAAGTCCAAGTATGCGCCCGTCCGGGtcggttttttattttattttgaaaacaGAGTACAAGTCGCTCACATATACAGTACAACCTATCTTTTTTTTTTTGGAGATCAAAAGGGTTTTCTTCCGTCATGATAGAGCCACAATCCTTGAACAAGAGATCCTCAATACATGGATGCCCTCTGCGGAGCCACAGAATTATAGCTCGCTCACAACTTGCCAAGCAATCCCCAACACTATTCTGTGACCTATGAAGTTTTTGCGGAACGAAAAACCCTATCAATCATTAGAGCCTTAATTTCAACCACTGGTTCACCATACACTAAACGATCTAAACTATAACTAGAAAGACAAGATAATGCAGTCATTGAATCTGACTGAACCAACATCGAAAGCTATGTATGTATGCTGTGTAGCTAGCCTAATACCAATCATATCAATAAGCTGCAATTAAATATATATCAATAAGTTGCAAAGATGACCGGCCATCATATCTCTGAAGTATCATCCCCACTGTTGCAGTGCCATCCTCCTCCAAAAAGGAATCATTCACAGACAATGCCAACATATTATTCAGAGGTGCCGGCCACTGTTGCACTTCAGGAATACAATGACATTTTGGTCTTTTCTATACTTCTTTTACTACCATTTTTCCTTTTAACATTTCTTCCGTTGTGAATTACTGAGCATCTAAGATCGCCCTCATGTAGCTTTCTAAAAATTATCCCGACACCTAGACAGGGGCGGCCTCTTTTTCATGTGTGATGTCAACACGAACTTTTCATATGCGCCACACCAGCATCACAATCATGCTACCTGCAATGTCCGAGCAGCTTGCCAAGAGGAGCAGAAGCCAATCCTTGCCAGTGTCAAGCACCTGGTTTTTGTGCGGAATAGGCCAAACACCACTCATCGCATCAGATCATGGCCACATGCAACTAGGGAATGGAATGACCCTTCGAGTTCCCAATCGCAAATGGGACATGATGCCCGAGTCGACAAGTGCCTGTACTGTTTATTTTTTGAGGTGGCCAACACCCGTGACACCACTTTCCAGGCTAAGATTTTCATCTTGAGAGGCCCTATAGTACGCCAAATATTACTCCACAACGGACGCTCCCCGCCTGGGTAAGCGCTGCTAGCGCCCCCACCGAACAATTCCGAGAGACTGAACCGACAACATCATCTTAATAAGATTAAAAAAGTCAACACAGACGTTTTCGTAGTCGACCAAAACGTCTCCTCATACTAAACGCACATCGccggtgaaagtgcgttatatcgactagagggggtgaataggagatttttagaatttcatcgctgaggaaatttgtTTTGTGGAAATTCCTCAtagatgaataacttgcagcggagacagcaaaggatcaggagtgcaaaatattactacagcaATTTtatcgatgaggattatgaaaaacagtttgcacagtacgcaggcacagagtaagcaggtgaggattaactagtgtggagaatttgaggttgaggaaattcagagaaagtcttcagcaaatttttcaaacagagacaaggaaaatcttcaacatacaatattgaggaatttaaagagttaaagaaatagaacccgtatcacagtgaagacagtggttgatgacccagtttcaactgttgtgacagtcgtacgtctggtttggagcggcttggtattgaaaccaaaagacacacagtcccgggacacacagtccctatcgtattctccttgagctaaggacacacagtcctcaccaaacactcgtggtaagtcttcagggcagactttcaaACCCTCAGAAACTCTGTCacacggcgatccacaattgactgctagatcgctctagaccatgacgcctaaccgtctggaggatgcacagtcctcaaaggtaagaggcttcagttccacacaggaacaaattcttcagtgatgctcatcaCTTGGTTTgtagtttgtggtttggtgtatttcctcactgatgatttactctcgaagactctgaggaatttgggttgctctaaatgacaagtattagtttctcgcggagcagacaaccagctaatggttgtggggggggggggggctatttatatcctgggagcatcccgacatgatttgactttAATGCCctcaaatattatgaccgttggtgtggataagatcggtgaggtggcgctaATTGTGGCAACAgttgggactctcaactgtgagagtcctcatgtctctcatattcctcacttgaggcttttgtagtattaggcttgggttgagcatcatcaggaaattcattccgtagtgtcaccttgacccccttttacagtacggtgttcctatgactcaagagtgaagaaaatgaaacagaaataataaatcttcacgcttcaaagtcttcgaactgattttcttcaggacacaccgaattcctcatcttcaatatcttcatgaggaatatcaatttcatcgcaatttcttcgcgatcaaagtcttcagcataagaccaatttctttagccaaagatatacatttttaggggtcgatattcatcgtataactcaagctcctcagcgacttatagatcctgtatacactcatgaacacattatatacttaacctataagtcttcaaaccaccaaaatcactaagggcactagatgcacttacaactcgAAAGTCCggaataaatccaggaaaatgcAAGCATCAATGTCAAGTCTAGGACTTGAATTTTTGTGGGCAATGAATACCATTGTCCttttaaccatccaaccacaatTAGTGTAAGCCGGCCAATTCAAAGGTAAAATCCAATGTAATCTAT
This region includes:
- the LOC123394993 gene encoding protein SPIRAL1-like 1, with translation MAESSENAAAAPAPPAAPAPAPVPSPAPKTSPPASSGIPPRYDLDAKWDACLDLSIRRVAYSSLAGAFGGLILFRSPTTRWASVALGAGVGIGAAFTECSYIFNGSPPKWSAKAATVAAHSEGGDK